The nucleotide sequence TGCGCTGAATGACTCCGAGAGTTCAATGATCAAGTCAATCagctcttctctctcaaTACCGTCCTCTCTTTGGTATGAGCACTCATCCAGGGCGTCGACAATCAAGATTGCGTTTTGCAGGCATGGCTTTTCAAGCATGCTCTCCAAGATGGCTTTTAGGCTGAAAAATTCATCAAAGCATTTCTTGCCCTCCGTGTCGTATGCCTCTCGGACGCAAGGCATCAGTTCTTGGTGCTTCTTGCAAAGAAGCCACACGAGGCCGTGGAGTACCGAAATGGCACTACGAAGATGGTCCTGAGTTGCCTGGCAGAAAAAGTATGACAAAGGCTGTGAGGACTCCCCTTCCAACTCATTTATTATGCCGCAGAGAAGCATTGTTTTGCCCTTGCCGGGGTCGCCCTTGATCCAGAGCAACCGACGGTCAGGATCGCTCCGGAATCCGCGGTAGTCATCATGGTCGAGAATCCACCGGTATGAATCTTTGAGGAGACCGCCCTTTGTCTTCTCTAGTCTTTGTTTATGCGTTTGTGGATTAACAATGTGCAGGTCCTTGAGACACTCATTGTCCTTTTCGTCGTAGTGCATCTTCAACAGGCCTCGTGTCTGTTCGTTGACAGCTGACTCGACTCCTCCCACAGCCGACGTGACAGCTTGAACATCCAGACGCAGACGTCTCAACTTGTCGTCGATACGAGCAAGTCGTGATTTGAGAACTTCAGAGTTCTTTTGCTTGATCTTTTCACgaatggcctcctcggccttctttATTGAGTCGACCTTTTCCTGCCAGTCATCGATCTTGACGAGGTCCCTGACGAGAATGGCAGCCCAGTGTTTGTTGTACAAGCACACGCTCTGCATCTGGTACTTGAGGAGTTTCTTGTAGAGGCTGACGATATGCTTTTCGAGCAATTCTTGCAGTTTGATAGTGGATTCGTCGGCACCATCGGCATCGAGAAGATCTGACAACTCCCAATACCATTGAGCTGTCTCGAGTACGTGTTTGATACCATCACGGTTGATGCCTGGCTCAGTAACCGGGTTCGTAATGATCTATCCGGATCAGTCGAGTGCATCTTGCGAGAAAATGAGAATACTTACCTCCATGAACGTTGTGATGCCCACCCATGCAACCGCAGCAGTTGGCTCAGACTTGACCGCCAACGCCACAAAgtccttgatgttcttgatgGGTTGCATTCCATCCTTAATCTTCTCTTTCACCTTGGCCTCTCTCTCGGTCTTTTCTAGCCCTTTGTCGACTAGTTGCTTCATCTGGTCTTGCCTAGCACCCGCATCTTGATTGATCACATTGGTTGACGCTCCATCTAGTGGAGCAGGgttatcatcatcaagctGAACAGAGAGGATCTTCTCGTAGGCTTCGACCAGGCGTGGCTCATCTTCTTTGACCTTGTCGTAGGCGCTATTCCAGATTCGACTTCGAATTGGATCTTTCGGTGCGGTAACAGACGGAGCGGCCGGCGACGCCTGAGGTTCTGGAGTGATTGGCGCAggggtggatgatgagggtCCTGGATGAGGCGGTGCTGGATGAGGCGGCGTATCCTGGCGCGTCCCActggatggagatggtgatcTGCTGCTGCGTTTGGGTCGCAAAACTTGGAGTAGTTTGCGTTTCATGGTCAGTACAGGGTCTACTGTCTTCGCACTCAGGGACAAGAGATGTCACAGATGATTCTCAGTCGAAGAAAGCGATGCGGGGGTTTCAGCCAACAGGTCCTCAATCCGGCTGTTCAAGAATCAGGCTGTGAAGACCATTGCTTCGAGCAGCCACAATCTTGGCCACCCAATGATACGACTAATAGTGGATCTAAATGCTGGATCTCTGAGATTTGATTCGAGACGGGGCTAACTGGTAGCCTTTATGTGTAGCCTATTAGCCCTTCACCGTGGCTCTGCACATTCCTACGTGCTTCGAGTATGTCTAGTGTGCGCACGCAACACCTAGTCCTCAAAGGAGGCCTCAATGTGACTGCATGGGGTGGCGTAGGAGGCCGGATATGAGCTAAGCCCGATAATTTGGAACGTTGCCTGGAGAGTGATCTCCCACACGGCGCCTGGTAAGAACAAGGTCTCAGTTATGGCTGGAGATAGAAGCCCTTTTGTCGTCGATAAGATAAAGAGGAACGGGAAGGGGATCCATTTGGGCTTGAAGCCTAATAACATCAAGGTTCTCTTCTCACTGCAAAAATAACATTTTCTTCTGTCATGATGACAAGCTCACGGGTAGCATGACTGGTTGGAGGACCCATCGCGCCCCAGCGAcgcaaaaaaaaaaagagcttGATCACGCTGGGGATCGAACCCAGAATCTTCTGATTCGTAGTCAGACGCCTTGCCATTGGGCCACGCGACCGATGCGTCGAGAGTTCAATATTTATATTCAGGAAGCATTGCCGGAGAGTCCAACGCACTCTGGGCGTGGTTCACCAAGACCTTGTCAGTGTATACTCGACTGTCAGGGGATGGGTCTTGATGACAGGCCACACCAACAGAGCTCCGGGTATGTTTGGAACCCATTGCGCCGTTGTTTAACTAGCCGAGTATGTCTAGGCACTGTAGAAGTCACTCTTGGTCTTACTGACCTCACCACTCCCATGCTCCCTTGTCTTTGCCACAAGCCACTCCAGAACAGAACCCCATGTCCACCTCGGTCACGCCCTTATCCCCACTCAAGACCTGCTGGGCAGGCCGAATCTCCTTTTTGGCCGCTTCCTCAAGCTTGTGGTGCTGATTCAAAAACTTTCTCACCTGGCTTTGGAAGTAAAGAGGACCTTGCTCCATCTTGGGATGCATCTCTCCGTTGATGAAGACGCCGGCATTGAGGTTCTTCTGAGCGTTGTTGCAAAGCCATTTATCCTCACTCAGAATTCTTTTGAACATTTCGTCAATTTTCTTGAAGTCGGCATCGCTGGCGTTCTTGTGTCGATAGACTTCGTACTCCATGGAGCAGTGGTTAGCTGAGGTTGGGACACATCTCATCATGTAAAAGAAGTGCGGTCTGCGCTGGTTAGCAACGTCATTAAAGTGGACATTCGAGACTTACGAGACAGTCATGCATGCGTTGGGGAAATAATAGTTGCTGACGATTTTCaggccctcttcttcctgcttTGTCGTGGTATTGGCGAAATGCTCAATGTTTCCACCCTTGGGGTCGACCTTGTATGCCGAAAGATCTGCAACTGAACCAGCATCAGGATGAGCCGTCTTGCAATGGTAGCACTCGTTGTAGTTGTCGGCCAAAGTCTTCCAGTTGTAGTCACCGCTCATCTCCCAGGTATGGTCAAAGCGATAGTCCTCAAAGTTGAAGGACTCATGTCGCGACATCTGATCAATCTTGTTGAAGTCTTCAGACCAGGCCTCGGGTTTCTTGGAGGCGTCTAGGTTCACCCATATGAAGCCTTTCGCATCCTCGTGGACATGAATCGGAAAGAGGCCATTGTTCGCCTTGTCGAATCCTTTCATGTCGAGATATCCGGGTGCCTTGGCGAGTTGACCGTTTAGGCCATACGACCAGCCGTGATATTTGCACGAGAGCACACTCGAttggccttgttctttgGTGACGATTGGAAATGCTCTGTGGCGACAAATGTTGTGGAATCCGTTgatcttgccatccttgttcttgacgaggaagaactGAAAGCCAGCTTCTTCATATCGTATCCACGATCCGCTTTCGGGGAAGCGGAGCTTATGCGTCACCAAGATCCAtttcttggagaagatggctcTTCTTTCAAGTTCGTAGATCTCTTGGGAACTATACCAAGAGGCTGGCAGTGCTCGAGTTGTCGTGGTGAAAGAGTTTCGCCCGGCCGCACTCATTTGGGCCGAGATGGCTTTCTTGAGGAGTTTGacaaccaaggccaagacggcgGCAAAAGCAGCGACAGCCGaaaggctgctgctgtcgaATGAAAGGGACGTAGTGGGAGTCATGGTGGAAGGTGGCAGCAATTGGAGGTGGCGATGGCTTGTTCTCGATGGATAGATAGCAGATTCACCTACAACCAAAACACTGAATGACAGGGGCCTTTTATGTCCCATATCTACTTCGACAGGCCGAGGAATTCGTATCAATTGCAGTTGTGCGAAGCGTGGAGGTATCATGATCCCGGTCATGTGAGCGGAAACTCAGTCTTGAAGGATACGACACATGTCAGAGGCGGGATTCACACGGAATAGCCGGGCGGAATCCGTGACAGATCCCGGGGGATAGTCGGAACTTACTGATAGGGGCCAAAGGTTCTCCGCAGTGATAGTAACAAGACTGAGGTTGTTCAAGAGAACCAACCTCGGTAAACACTACTTCATATCTTGCCAGGGAACAGACTAGGGTGACAGGTCGACAACATCTTCATTATCCCACCCAGTCAGATAGGGTCTGAGAATGCAACTTGGGCTATTTACTGTCTGTTCTGTCGCGCACACAAATTCTTGCAGCTCACAGATTACTCATGTCCCACCAGTCCAAGTCGGTAATAGGGTTCGTACTCATCCGCATCATCTGCTCC is from Fusarium keratoplasticum isolate Fu6.1 chromosome 11, whole genome shotgun sequence and encodes:
- a CDS encoding oxygenase subunit alpha; amino-acid sequence: MTPTTSLSFDSSSLSAVAAFAAVLALVVKLLKKAISAQMSAAGRNSFTTTTRALPASWYSSQEIYELERRAIFSKKWILVTHKLRFPESGSWIRYEEAGFQFFLVKNKDGKINGFHNICRHRAFPIVTKEQGQSSVLSCKYHGWSYGLNGQLAKAPGYLDMKGFDKANNGLFPIHVHEDAKGFIWVNLDASKKPEAWSEDFNKIDQMSRHESFNFEDYRFDHTWEMSGDYNWKTLADNYNECYHCKTAHPDAGSVADLSAYKVDPKGGNIEHFANTTTKQEEEGLKIVSNYYFPNACMTVSPHFFYMMRCVPTSANHCSMEYEVYRHKNASDADFKKIDEMFKRILSEDKWLCNNAQKNLNAGVFINGEMHPKMEQGPLYFQSQVRKFLNQHHKLEEAAKKEIRPAQQVLSGDKGVTEVDMGFCSGVACGKDKGAWEW